A section of the Rummeliibacillus pycnus genome encodes:
- a CDS encoding PepSY domain-containing protein: MKKIIISFAIVGCLAVSGVVAIAAQNTGKQNILSSKEISKKALSYVKGKVYKVELDYEKNGPVYDVDVKSEQAKYELKLDAKTGELLEKSTKYTSGYSSKDIIGLEKAKKIALKIVNGKIQKAKFNEEDGLYEFEILKGKYEYDIDINAYSGEVLKKEKEKITTLKNSKAISLKKAKQIALNYIDGVVQKVKYDRNRGIYEIHVAQNAKTFKFKIDAYTGQIINSGSNSSVNTESNYGIGVEKAKQIALNEVGGTIIDATFDSEDGVYEVKVQSGDVVYDIEINAVSGGIVKQEKEDSTTSLNNNGTVIGIEKAKQIALSKVSGTVTSSSYEQNDGVYEISILANGTAYDFDINAYTGEISKQDQKTVEDSSVSSSDATIITTQQASQIALTKAKGTVTKIELVNGVYDVEVKDGTYQYEIEIDAKTGDVLSVDKEYDD; encoded by the coding sequence ATGAAAAAAATAATTATTTCATTTGCTATAGTAGGTTGTCTAGCAGTATCAGGAGTTGTTGCCATTGCAGCACAAAATACTGGAAAACAGAATATTTTATCTTCCAAGGAAATTTCCAAAAAAGCTTTGAGCTATGTAAAGGGAAAAGTATATAAAGTTGAGCTGGATTACGAAAAAAATGGTCCTGTATACGATGTAGATGTGAAAAGTGAACAAGCAAAGTACGAACTGAAATTAGACGCTAAAACAGGTGAACTATTAGAAAAGTCAACAAAGTATACGTCTGGTTACTCATCAAAAGATATAATTGGACTTGAAAAAGCGAAGAAAATCGCTCTAAAAATAGTAAATGGGAAAATTCAAAAAGCAAAATTTAATGAAGAAGACGGCCTCTATGAATTTGAAATTCTTAAAGGAAAATACGAATATGACATTGATATTAATGCTTATTCAGGAGAAGTTCTTAAAAAAGAAAAAGAAAAAATAACTACCCTAAAAAATAGCAAAGCAATTAGTTTAAAAAAGGCAAAACAAATTGCACTTAATTATATAGACGGTGTTGTTCAAAAAGTAAAATATGATCGTAATCGCGGTATATATGAAATTCATGTTGCACAAAATGCTAAAACTTTTAAATTTAAAATCGATGCCTATACTGGACAAATTATAAACAGTGGAAGTAATAGTTCAGTGAATACGGAATCTAATTATGGTATAGGTGTTGAGAAGGCAAAGCAAATTGCCTTAAACGAAGTAGGTGGAACAATTATCGATGCTACCTTCGATAGTGAAGATGGTGTTTATGAAGTAAAAGTGCAAAGTGGAGATGTTGTCTATGACATTGAGATTAACGCTGTTTCAGGGGGAATCGTAAAACAAGAAAAAGAAGACTCCACAACATCTTTAAATAACAACGGAACTGTAATAGGGATTGAAAAAGCAAAACAAATTGCTTTGTCAAAAGTATCTGGAACCGTAACATCATCAAGCTATGAACAGAATGATGGTGTCTATGAAATTTCAATTTTAGCAAATGGAACTGCATATGATTTCGACATTAATGCATATACAGGAGAAATTAGTAAACAAGATCAAAAAACAGTAGAAGATTCATCAGTTAGTAGTAGTGATGCAACTATTATTACAACGCAACAAGCATCTCAAATTGCCTTAACAAAAGCAAAAGGAACTGTTACAAAAATTGAGTTAGTCAATGGTGTATATGACGTGGAAGTTAAAGATGGTACATATCAATACGAAATTGAAATCGATGCAAAAACAGGGGATGTATTAAGTGTTGATAAAGAATATGATGATTAG
- a CDS encoding ribonucleoside-diphosphate reductase subunit alpha, which yields MVTTIIDIKETVLQRLEDEFGREEMSPLRRKHERFVQKHPDATEDEWTRALALDALSFLDEEEPYWTFTAARLLLTEIYREASAIRKVAVKDIYKVFPEQVRKLVGKGLYNPILVEAYSEDELQQLALTLDPKRDELFTYIGLKTLMDRYVTRDFDKTPIELPQERWMVIAMTLMQKEKEDRIEKVKEAYWAMSNLYMTTATPTLSNAGKTHGQLSSCFIDTVDDSLQGIYDSNTDVATLSKFGGGIGVYMGKVRSRGSAIRGFKGASSGVIPWIKQLNNTAVSVDQLGQRQGAIAVYLDVWHKDIFSFLDLKLNNGDERMRAHDIFTGVCLPDIFMEAVENREDWYLFDPYEVRSIMGFDLEDYYDEKRGEGSFRDNYLACVKNTLLSRDVVPAIDIMKRIMRSQLETGVPFMFYRDEVNRKNPNKHKGMIYSSNLCTEIAQNMSATEFESVELENDMIVTRRKPGDFVVCNLSSINLGRAVPANVLERLIPIQVRMLDNVIDLNNIPVKQAARTNERYRGIGLGTFGWHHLLATSGIAWESEAAVTFADELYEKIAYLTIQSSMKLAEEKGAYLLFEGSDWQTGSYFEERGYHDEKWEALKLEVAKKGMRNGYVMAVAPNSTTSIIAGSTASIDPIFQKSYSEEKKDYKIPVTVPDLNEKTTWYYKSAYFIDQNWTIQQNAARARHIDQGISLNLYVQNTIKAKDLLALHLNAWNSGIKTTYYVRSTSVELLECESCAS from the coding sequence ATGGTAACAACAATTATAGATATAAAAGAAACAGTATTGCAGCGGTTAGAGGATGAATTTGGGAGAGAGGAAATGAGCCCTTTAAGACGTAAGCATGAACGTTTTGTGCAAAAACATCCTGATGCAACAGAAGATGAGTGGACAAGGGCACTGGCATTAGATGCATTAAGTTTTCTAGACGAAGAGGAACCTTATTGGACATTTACGGCTGCTCGTCTATTACTAACTGAAATCTATCGAGAAGCTTCCGCTATAAGGAAAGTCGCTGTAAAAGATATCTATAAGGTGTTTCCAGAACAAGTTCGTAAACTAGTTGGAAAAGGTCTTTATAATCCTATATTAGTAGAAGCATATTCTGAAGACGAACTACAACAATTGGCTTTAACGTTAGATCCAAAACGCGACGAACTTTTTACATATATTGGGCTTAAAACGCTAATGGATCGTTATGTAACCCGTGATTTTGACAAAACACCTATCGAATTACCACAAGAACGTTGGATGGTTATCGCGATGACACTCATGCAAAAAGAAAAAGAGGACCGAATTGAAAAAGTAAAAGAAGCATATTGGGCAATGAGCAATTTATATATGACAACAGCGACACCTACACTGTCAAATGCCGGAAAAACTCATGGTCAACTCTCAAGCTGCTTTATCGATACTGTAGATGATAGTTTGCAAGGAATTTACGATTCAAACACAGATGTTGCAACGCTTTCTAAATTTGGTGGTGGCATCGGTGTTTACATGGGAAAAGTTCGTAGTCGTGGTTCGGCTATTCGCGGATTTAAAGGGGCATCTAGTGGTGTTATACCATGGATCAAGCAATTGAATAATACAGCAGTTTCGGTAGATCAACTTGGACAACGTCAAGGGGCGATTGCAGTCTACTTAGATGTATGGCACAAAGATATTTTTTCATTCCTTGATTTAAAACTTAACAATGGTGACGAGCGGATGCGTGCACATGACATCTTCACAGGAGTGTGTCTTCCAGATATTTTCATGGAAGCAGTAGAGAATCGTGAAGATTGGTATTTATTTGATCCATACGAAGTACGATCTATTATGGGATTTGACTTAGAAGATTATTATGATGAAAAACGCGGCGAGGGATCATTCCGTGACAATTATTTGGCTTGTGTAAAAAATACATTATTATCCCGAGATGTTGTTCCAGCAATTGATATTATGAAGCGAATTATGCGTAGTCAGTTAGAAACAGGTGTACCATTCATGTTCTATCGTGATGAAGTCAATCGAAAAAATCCAAACAAACATAAAGGGATGATTTATTCGTCTAACTTATGTACAGAAATTGCACAAAATATGAGTGCAACAGAATTTGAATCTGTGGAGTTAGAAAATGATATGATCGTTACTCGCCGTAAACCAGGAGATTTTGTTGTATGTAACTTATCTTCTATTAACTTAGGCAGAGCAGTGCCGGCAAACGTGTTAGAACGTCTAATTCCAATTCAAGTCCGAATGCTAGATAATGTGATTGATTTAAATAATATTCCTGTTAAACAAGCAGCACGCACAAATGAGCGCTATCGTGGCATTGGCCTAGGTACTTTTGGATGGCATCATCTATTAGCAACTTCAGGCATCGCATGGGAGTCTGAAGCAGCAGTTACATTCGCTGATGAATTATATGAAAAAATAGCTTACTTAACCATTCAATCTTCTATGAAGTTAGCAGAAGAAAAAGGTGCTTATTTGTTATTTGAAGGTTCTGATTGGCAAACAGGTAGCTATTTTGAAGAACGTGGGTATCATGATGAAAAGTGGGAAGCCTTAAAACTGGAAGTTGCTAAAAAAGGAATGCGTAATGGCTATGTAATGGCTGTGGCACCAAATTCCACAACGTCCATTATTGCAGGAAGCACGGCAAGTATCGATCCAATCTTCCAGAAGAGTTATTCTGAAGAGAAAAAAGATTATAAAATCCCAGTTACAGTACCAGATTTAAATGAAAAAACCACATGGTATTACAAATCAGCATACTTTATCGATCAAAACTGGACTATTCAACAAAATGCAGCACGTGCACGTCATATTGACCAAGGCATTTCGTTAAATCTTTATGTACAAAATACAATTAAAGCAAAAGACCTGCTAGCACTTCACTTAAATGCTTGGAACAGCGGTATAAAAACAACTTATTATGTCCGTTCTACATCCGTTGAATTACTAGAATGTGAATCTTGTGCAAGCTAA